From bacterium, a single genomic window includes:
- a CDS encoding B12-binding domain-containing radical SAM protein, with product MKILFINPPVYDFSAYDLWSKPLGFLKIIDLFKKNGFEIFYFDFMDRNHRFYENLKIKKGKFGCGNYYYEEVEKPEIYKNIPRKYKRFGLPLKIFFEFLNNLKNPDFIFITTGMTYWVFGVEEIIKVVRELYPEVPIVIGGIYASFCYDDARNLGVDYIFKGKDILKFACEFSSKFSVNIKIPEKIETYWDVYEKLDYLVVKTSYGCPFSCWYCGIKQIEPEYKKRDHNDVVEEIIKNVEKFKLEDIAFYDDALFFDFENHLYKILEGIKKTGKNLRFHTPNGIHPKFIEKEVAYILKDVNFKTIRLSLETIEEKRREESGYKVNFSEFEKCIKNLVDAGFTEKEIGVYILAGLPGQTPKEVINTIKVLKNYPVKIKMAEYSPIPETVDFEIAKNLYPHLPLSDPLFQNNSIYPLWNFENKWEIINQIKQMIKDTKIDKFL from the coding sequence ATGAAAATTCTCTTTATAAATCCTCCTGTTTATGATTTCTCTGCTTATGATTTATGGTCAAAACCACTTGGTTTTTTAAAAATAATAGATTTATTTAAGAAAAATGGTTTTGAAATTTTTTATTTTGATTTTATGGATAGAAACCACAGATTTTACGAAAACTTAAAAATTAAAAAAGGGAAATTTGGATGTGGAAATTATTATTATGAAGAAGTGGAAAAACCAGAAATTTATAAAAATATTCCAAGAAAATACAAAAGATTTGGTTTACCTTTAAAGATTTTTTTTGAATTTCTGAATAATTTAAAAAATCCGGATTTTATTTTTATAACAACAGGGATGACCTACTGGGTTTTTGGAGTTGAAGAAATTATCAAGGTGGTGAGAGAATTATATCCTGAAGTTCCTATTGTTATCGGTGGAATTTATGCAAGTTTCTGTTATGATGATGCAAGAAATTTAGGAGTTGATTATATTTTTAAAGGGAAAGATATTTTAAAGTTTGCCTGTGAGTTTTCTTCAAAATTTAGTGTAAATATTAAAATACCTGAGAAAATAGAGACATACTGGGATGTGTATGAAAAACTTGATTATCTTGTCGTAAAAACCTCTTATGGATGTCCATTTTCCTGCTGGTACTGTGGAATAAAACAGATTGAACCTGAATATAAAAAAAGAGACCATAATGATGTTGTAGAAGAAATAATTAAAAATGTTGAGAAATTTAAATTAGAAGATATTGCTTTTTATGATGATGCTTTATTTTTTGATTTTGAAAACCATCTTTATAAAATATTAGAGGGAATTAAAAAAACAGGTAAAAATTTGAGGTTTCATACACCTAATGGAATTCATCCAAAATTTATAGAAAAGGAAGTTGCTTATATTTTAAAAGATGTAAACTTTAAAACTATCCGCCTTTCACTTGAAACAATAGAGGAAAAGAGAAGGGAAGAATCAGGTTATAAAGTAAATTTTTCTGAATTTGAAAAATGTATAAAAAATCTTGTAGATGCAGGATTTACAGAAAAAGAAATAGGTGTTTATATACTTGCAGGACTTCCCGGGCAGACCCCAAAAGAAGTAATAAATACAATAAAAGTTTTAAAAAATTATCCTGTTAAAATAAAAATGGCTGAATATTCACCTATTCCTGAAACGGTTGATTTTGAAATTGCAAAAAATCTTTATCCTCATTTACCCCTTTCTGACCCATTATTCCAGAATAATTCCATTTATCCACTCTGGAATTTTGAAAACAAATGGGAAATAATAAATCAGATAAAACAGATGATAAAAGATACCAAAATTGACAAATTTTTATAA
- the leuS gene encoding leucine--tRNA ligase, translating to MERYEPEKIEIKWQKKWEENNVFEAKYEPNKKKFYILEMFPYTSAQIHMGHVRNYTIGDVVARYKVMNGYNILHPIGYDAFGLPAENAAIKQKIHPKEWTYNNISTITRQLKRLGISYCWEREVITCDPEYYRWNQFFFIQFFKRGLAYKKKAPANWCPSCETVLANEQVIDGKCWRCGEIVENKNLEQWFIKITEYAERLLDFSGIKNWPERVITMQKNWIGKSEGCEIYFSIPELEEDIKVFTTRSDTLMGVTYIVLSPYHPLVEKIMKISSRKQHIQSFIDKAKKASLTVADILKLEKEGVETGISAIHPVTQEKIPVWIGNYVLMEYGTGAVMAVPAHDQRDFEFAEKYNLPVKIVIKNPDWEQMPEKIEKAYEGPGIMINSGIFDGLDSEKGKEEVRKYLEKHNKGKKAVYYRLKDWCISRQRYWGTPIPIIYCKKCGIVTEKEENLPVKLPDNVKITGKGESPLKYVPEFLNCKCPVCGNDAERETDTMDTFVDSSWYFLRYASKDIQNKPFDKNEVNYWMPVDQYIGGIEHAILHLLYSRFFVKVLKDMGYVDFEEPFENLLCQGMVIKDGAKMSKSKGNVVDPEDIIKNYGADTLRLFILFAAPPEVDLEWSAKGIEGCWRFLNRIWRLHFEIKNYDLLKGKNDENLKIMINKTVKGVTEDIEKEFQFNTAIAKMMEFVNFLYREVNEKTISKNLLIESWKKFIKLLYPFIPHICDELWENLGEKEFLFNESWPSYEETEIQGEKINIGVQINGKIRGNIEIPSEYDVEQIYELIKNSEKFKKFIEGKNVVKKIYVKNKIINIVLKD from the coding sequence ATGGAAAGATATGAACCTGAAAAGATAGAAATTAAATGGCAGAAAAAATGGGAAGAAAATAATGTTTTTGAAGCAAAATATGAACCAAATAAAAAGAAATTTTATATTCTCGAAATGTTTCCATATACTTCTGCACAAATTCATATGGGTCATGTAAGAAATTATACAATTGGAGATGTTGTCGCAAGATATAAAGTTATGAATGGATATAATATTTTACATCCAATTGGTTATGATGCTTTTGGATTACCTGCTGAAAATGCGGCAATAAAACAGAAAATTCATCCCAAAGAATGGACATATAATAATATTTCAACTATAACAAGACAGTTAAAACGACTTGGAATATCCTATTGCTGGGAAAGAGAAGTAATAACCTGTGACCCTGAATATTACAGATGGAATCAGTTTTTTTTCATTCAATTTTTCAAAAGAGGTCTTGCATATAAAAAGAAAGCACCTGCTAACTGGTGTCCTTCCTGTGAAACTGTTCTTGCAAATGAGCAGGTAATTGACGGAAAATGCTGGAGATGTGGTGAAATTGTAGAAAATAAAAATCTTGAACAGTGGTTTATAAAAATTACTGAATATGCTGAAAGATTACTTGATTTTTCTGGTATAAAAAACTGGCCTGAAAGAGTAATAACAATGCAGAAAAACTGGATTGGAAAAAGTGAAGGATGTGAAATATATTTTTCTATACCAGAACTTGAAGAAGATATTAAAGTTTTTACAACAAGAAGTGATACTTTAATGGGTGTAACTTATATTGTACTTTCACCATATCATCCATTAGTTGAAAAAATAATGAAAATAAGTTCCAGAAAGCAACATATACAATCCTTTATAGATAAAGCAAAAAAAGCAAGTTTAACAGTCGCTGATATTTTAAAACTTGAAAAAGAGGGAGTTGAAACAGGAATATCTGCAATTCATCCTGTAACACAGGAAAAAATACCTGTCTGGATTGGCAATTATGTTTTGATGGAATACGGAACAGGTGCTGTTATGGCTGTTCCTGCTCATGACCAGAGAGATTTTGAGTTTGCAGAAAAATATAATTTACCGGTTAAAATAGTGATTAAAAATCCAGATTGGGAACAAATGCCGGAAAAAATTGAAAAGGCATATGAAGGACCTGGAATTATGATAAATTCAGGAATTTTTGATGGACTTGATAGTGAAAAAGGAAAAGAAGAGGTCAGGAAATATTTAGAAAAACATAATAAAGGTAAAAAAGCAGTATATTATAGATTGAAGGACTGGTGTATTTCAAGACAGAGATACTGGGGAACTCCTATTCCAATCATTTATTGTAAAAAATGTGGAATTGTTACAGAAAAAGAAGAAAATTTACCTGTCAAACTTCCTGATAATGTAAAAATAACAGGAAAGGGAGAATCACCTTTAAAATATGTACCTGAATTTTTGAATTGTAAATGTCCTGTTTGTGGAAATGATGCAGAAAGAGAAACAGACACAATGGATACTTTTGTTGATTCATCCTGGTATTTTTTAAGATATGCTTCAAAAGATATTCAAAATAAACCATTTGATAAAAATGAGGTTAATTACTGGATGCCTGTTGACCAGTATATTGGAGGGATAGAACATGCAATTTTACATTTACTTTACAGCAGATTTTTCGTAAAAGTTTTGAAAGATATGGGATATGTTGATTTTGAAGAACCATTTGAAAATTTATTATGTCAGGGTATGGTGATAAAGGATGGAGCAAAAATGTCAAAATCTAAAGGAAATGTGGTTGACCCTGAGGATATAATAAAAAACTATGGTGCAGATACTTTACGGCTCTTTATACTCTTTGCTGCACCTCCTGAAGTTGACCTTGAATGGAGCGCAAAAGGGATTGAGGGTTGCTGGAGATTTTTAAATAGAATCTGGAGATTACATTTTGAGATAAAAAATTATGATTTACTTAAAGGCAAAAATGATGAAAATTTAAAAATTATGATAAATAAAACAGTAAAAGGAGTAACAGAGGATATAGAAAAAGAATTTCAATTTAACACCGCAATAGCAAAAATGATGGAATTTGTTAATTTCCTTTACAGAGAGGTAAACGAAAAAACTATTTCAAAAAATTTACTGATTGAATCATGGAAAAAATTTATTAAGTTACTCTATCCTTTTATTCCTCATATTTGTGATGAATTATGGGAAAATTTAGGTGAAAAGGAATTTTTATTTAATGAGTCATGGCCTTCTTATGAAGAAACAGAAATACAGGGAGAAAAAATAAATATAGGCGTCCAGATAAATGGAAAAATAAGAGGTAATATTGAAATACCTTCTGAGTATGATGTGGAACAGATTTATGAGTTAATAAAAAACTCTGAAAAATTCAAAAAATTTATTGAAGGAAAAAATGTAGTCAAAAAGATTTATGTTAAAAATAAGATTATAAATATAGTTTTAAAAGATTAA